From Tripterygium wilfordii isolate XIE 37 chromosome 16, ASM1340144v1, whole genome shotgun sequence, one genomic window encodes:
- the LOC119981195 gene encoding ribosomal RNA large subunit methyltransferase E isoform X2, translated as MRIKLTNTRREALGLNLGLLGVVLRWVLETGMRGGGAPDFFYREAQRLGYVARSAFKLLQIQNKYKLITPGSSVLDLGCAPGAWLQVACQSLGPLKNGGAVVGIDLKNVKVPSPYCDSRVQTVCADVMKLPRQQVRDLSTQKGFSVILSDMCPLVSGITTKDAALSMELGMRALNLAVGGAAAAQPDDDIQGDNQIDVMGSDMDDTGVLRPGGHLVIKLLESEDVQELTSICKPLFRKTSLLRPKATRSSSREIYLICQGLH; from the exons ATGAGAATCAAACTTACCAACACGAGAAGAGAAGCATTGGGGCTAAACCTAGGATTGCTCGGAGTTGTTTTGAGGTGGGTTTTGGAGACGGGCATGAGAGGAGGAGGAGCCCCGGATTTTTTCTACAGAGAGGCTCAACGCCTAGGGTATGTAGCTCGCTCTGCTTTCAAG CTGCTTCAAATACAGAACAAATACAAGCTCATAACCCCAGGCTCTTCTGTTCTTGACCTGGGTTGTGCCCCGGGTGCTTGGCTTCAG GTTGCTTGCCAGAGCTTGGGTCCTTTAAAAAATGGTGGGGCTGTTGTGGGCATTGATCTCAAG AATGTGAAGGTTCCATCTCCTTACTGTGATTCAAGGGTTCAAACTGTTTGTGCTGATGTCATGAAGCTCCCTAGACAACAAGTGAGGGACCTTTCTACTCAG AAAGGGTTTTCTGTGATACTTTCTGATATGTGCCCCTTGGTGTCTGGTATTACAACTAAAGATGCAGCTTTGTCCATGGAGCTTGGAATGAGAGCTCTAAATTTGGCTGTTGGTGGAGCTGCTGCTGCCCAACCAGATGATGATATTCAGGGGGACAATCAAATAGATGTTATGGGTTCTGATATGGATGATACTGGTGTTTTGCGACCAGGGGGCCACCTTGTCATTAAGCTTCTAGAGAGTGAGGATGTGCAAG AATTAACTAGTATTTGCAAGCCACTCTTCAGAAAGACATCATTGTTGAGGCCTAAAGCAACAAGATCTTCATCAAGAGAGATATATCTAATCTGTCAAGGGTTGCATTAG
- the LOC119981195 gene encoding ribosomal RNA large subunit methyltransferase E isoform X3, with amino-acid sequence MRIKLTNTRREALGLNLGLLGVVLRWVLETGMRGGGAPDFFYREAQRLGYVARSAFKNKYKLITPGSSVLDLGCAPGAWLQVACQSLGPLKNGGAVVGIDLKNVKVPSPYCDSRVQTVCADVMKLPRQQVRDLSTQKKGFSVILSDMCPLVSGITTKDAALSMELGMRALNLAVGGAAAAQPDDDIQGDNQIDVMGSDMDDTGVLRPGGHLVIKLLESEDVQELTSICKPLFRKTSLLRPKATRSSSREIYLICQGLH; translated from the exons ATGAGAATCAAACTTACCAACACGAGAAGAGAAGCATTGGGGCTAAACCTAGGATTGCTCGGAGTTGTTTTGAGGTGGGTTTTGGAGACGGGCATGAGAGGAGGAGGAGCCCCGGATTTTTTCTACAGAGAGGCTCAACGCCTAGGGTATGTAGCTCGCTCTGCTTTCAAG AACAAATACAAGCTCATAACCCCAGGCTCTTCTGTTCTTGACCTGGGTTGTGCCCCGGGTGCTTGGCTTCAG GTTGCTTGCCAGAGCTTGGGTCCTTTAAAAAATGGTGGGGCTGTTGTGGGCATTGATCTCAAG AATGTGAAGGTTCCATCTCCTTACTGTGATTCAAGGGTTCAAACTGTTTGTGCTGATGTCATGAAGCTCCCTAGACAACAAGTGAGGGACCTTTCTACTCAG AAGAAAGGGTTTTCTGTGATACTTTCTGATATGTGCCCCTTGGTGTCTGGTATTACAACTAAAGATGCAGCTTTGTCCATGGAGCTTGGAATGAGAGCTCTAAATTTGGCTGTTGGTGGAGCTGCTGCTGCCCAACCAGATGATGATATTCAGGGGGACAATCAAATAGATGTTATGGGTTCTGATATGGATGATACTGGTGTTTTGCGACCAGGGGGCCACCTTGTCATTAAGCTTCTAGAGAGTGAGGATGTGCAAG AATTAACTAGTATTTGCAAGCCACTCTTCAGAAAGACATCATTGTTGAGGCCTAAAGCAACAAGATCTTCATCAAGAGAGATATATCTAATCTGTCAAGGGTTGCATTAG
- the LOC119980459 gene encoding protein FIZZY-RELATED 3 has product MESPQRRKSGLNLPAGMSETSLQLETFSGSFRAISSLSSPGSYRALSGLTTSPSKSSTCSDRFIPCRSSSRLHTFGIVDKGSPVKEGGNEAYSRLLKSELFGSDFGSFSSPAGPGSPMSPSKNMLRFKTDQSGPNSPYSPSILGHHDSGVSSEASTPQKPPRKVPKTPHKVLDAPSLEDDFYLNLVDWSSQNVLAVGLGTCVYLWSASNSKVTKLCDLGPNDGVCAVQWTREGSYVSIGTSRGQVQVWDATQSKRVRNMGGHQTRTGVLAWNSRILSSGSRDRNILQHDLRVSSDYIGKFIGHKSEVCGLKWSHDDRELASGGNDNQLLVWNQHSQQPTLRLTEHTAAVKAIAWSPHQSSLLASGGGTADRCIRFWNTTNGHQLNSVDTGSQVCNLAWSKNVNELVSTHGYSQNQIMVWKYPSMAKVATLTGHSLRVLYLAMSPDGQTIVTGAGDETLRFWNVFPSMKAPAPVKDTNLWSLGRTHIR; this is encoded by the exons atggaGTCGCCGCAGAGAAGGAAAAGCGGGCTGAATCTCCCAGCTGGGATGAGCGAAACCTCGCTGCAGCTTGAGACGTTTTCGGGTTCTTTTCGAGCAATATCGAGCTTATCGTCTCCGGGGTCTTATCGTGCATTATCAGGCTTGACGACGTCTCCATCGAAATCTTCCACTTGCAGCGACAGATTCATACCTTGCAGATCCTCTTCAAGGCTGCACACTTTTGGGATTGTAGACAAGGGGTCGCCGGTTAAAGAAGGGGGAAATGAGGCTTACTCGAGGTTGTTGAAATCTGAGTTATTTGGGTCTGATTTTGggtctttttcttctcctgcaGGTCCTGGATCGCCTATGAGTCCAAGCAAGAACATGTTGAGATTCAAGACTGACCAATCGGGGCCTAATTCTCCTTACTCTCCTTCCATCTTGGGGCATCATGATAGCGGGGTTTCTAGTGAGGCCTCCACCCCTCAGAAGCCACCAAGAAAAGTCCCTAAGACACCCCATAAG GTGTTGGATGCCCCATCTCTTGAAGATGACTTCTACTTGAACCTGGTAGATTGGTCCTCACAGAATGTACTTGCGGTGGGACTGGGCACTTGTGTTTATTTATGGAGTGCATCAAACAGCAAA GTGACTAAATTGTGTGATTTAGGACCTAATGATGGTGTCTGTGCTGTTCAATGGACCAGGGAGGGTTCATACGTATCAATTGGTACAAGCCGTGGTCAAGTTCAG GTATGGGATGCAACTCAGAGCAAGAGAGTTAGAAACATGGGCGGACATCAAACAAGAACCGGAGTCTTGGCATGGAATTCTCGTATATTATCATCAGGAAGCAGGGACCGTAACATACTTCAACATGACCTTCGCGTTTCAAGTGACTATATCGGCAAGTTTATTGGTCACAAATCAGAG GTTTGTGGGTTGAAATGGTCGCATGACGACAGAGAACTTGCATCAGGTGGAAATGATAATCAG CTCTTGGTTTGGAACCAGCATTCTCAGCAACCAACTTTAAGATTGACAGAACATACTGCTGCTGTCAAAGCCATTGCATGGTCACCCCACCAAAGTAGCCTTCTTGCATCTGGAGGTGGAACTGCTGACCGATGCATTCGCTTTTGGAACACTACCAATGGTCATCAGTTAAACAGTGTCGATACCGGAAGCCAG GTTTGCAATCTAGCATGGAGTAAAAATGTGAATGAGCTAGTTAGCACCCATGGATATTCCCAGAATCAGATTATGGTGTGGAAATATCCATCAATGGCTAAG GTTGCAACCCTAACCGGACATAGTTTGCGAGTACTTTATCTAGCCATGTCTCCTGATGGTCAG ACAATAGTGACTGGAGCAGGAGATGAGACACTACGGTTCTGGAATGTCTTCCCATCCATGAAAGCCCCG GCACCAGTGAAGGATACAAATCTTTGGTCATTAGGAAGAACTCATATCAGATGA
- the LOC119981195 gene encoding ribosomal RNA large subunit methyltransferase E isoform X1: MRIKLTNTRREALGLNLGLLGVVLRWVLETGMRGGGAPDFFYREAQRLGYVARSAFKLLQIQNKYKLITPGSSVLDLGCAPGAWLQVACQSLGPLKNGGAVVGIDLKNVKVPSPYCDSRVQTVCADVMKLPRQQVRDLSTQKKGFSVILSDMCPLVSGITTKDAALSMELGMRALNLAVGGAAAAQPDDDIQGDNQIDVMGSDMDDTGVLRPGGHLVIKLLESEDVQELTSICKPLFRKTSLLRPKATRSSSREIYLICQGLH, encoded by the exons ATGAGAATCAAACTTACCAACACGAGAAGAGAAGCATTGGGGCTAAACCTAGGATTGCTCGGAGTTGTTTTGAGGTGGGTTTTGGAGACGGGCATGAGAGGAGGAGGAGCCCCGGATTTTTTCTACAGAGAGGCTCAACGCCTAGGGTATGTAGCTCGCTCTGCTTTCAAG CTGCTTCAAATACAGAACAAATACAAGCTCATAACCCCAGGCTCTTCTGTTCTTGACCTGGGTTGTGCCCCGGGTGCTTGGCTTCAG GTTGCTTGCCAGAGCTTGGGTCCTTTAAAAAATGGTGGGGCTGTTGTGGGCATTGATCTCAAG AATGTGAAGGTTCCATCTCCTTACTGTGATTCAAGGGTTCAAACTGTTTGTGCTGATGTCATGAAGCTCCCTAGACAACAAGTGAGGGACCTTTCTACTCAG AAGAAAGGGTTTTCTGTGATACTTTCTGATATGTGCCCCTTGGTGTCTGGTATTACAACTAAAGATGCAGCTTTGTCCATGGAGCTTGGAATGAGAGCTCTAAATTTGGCTGTTGGTGGAGCTGCTGCTGCCCAACCAGATGATGATATTCAGGGGGACAATCAAATAGATGTTATGGGTTCTGATATGGATGATACTGGTGTTTTGCGACCAGGGGGCCACCTTGTCATTAAGCTTCTAGAGAGTGAGGATGTGCAAG AATTAACTAGTATTTGCAAGCCACTCTTCAGAAAGACATCATTGTTGAGGCCTAAAGCAACAAGATCTTCATCAAGAGAGATATATCTAATCTGTCAAGGGTTGCATTAG